The Desulfofundulus salinus genome includes the window TGCCGCCTCCGGCCCGCCGGGGGAGGAAAAAATAGCAGTGGTGACCACTGTCTATCCCCTTTACGATTTTGCCCGCCAGGTAGGAGGGGATAAGGTGGAGGTCACCAGGCTCTTGCCTGCCGGCGCGGAGCCCCACGACTGGGAACCGACGCCCAAAGATATGGTTACCCTTACCCGGGCAAAGGTTTTCATCTATAACGGCGCCGGCCTGGAACCCTGGGTCCAGCGGCAGCTGGGCATGCTTGCCGGAAAAGGGATAAAAGTGGTCGAGGCCAGCCGCGGCCTGGATCTTATTTCCGGCACCCCGGAGCACGGCCATGAACACCACAAGGGCGAGGAAAAGGCAGGGCCTGCCGGTGTGGATCCCCATGTCTGGCTGGATCCGGTGCTGGCACAGGAAATGGTGCGGCATATACGGGATGCCTTTATCGCCGTGGATCCAGACAACGCATCCTACTATAAATCCCGGGCCGAAGAGTATATGGCCAAACTCCAGGCTCTTGACCGGGAATACCGGGAAGCCGCGCAAAGCTTCAAGAGCCGGGAGTTCGTTACCTCCCACGCGGCCTTTGGCTATCTGGCCCGGCGTTACGGGCTGCAACAGGTTTCGGTGATGGGCCTTTCTCCCGAGAGCGAGCCCGATCCGGCCCGCATGCGCGAGATTGTGGCCTTTTGCCGGGAACACGGGGTGAAGTACATTTTCTTTGAAACCCTGGTTAGCTCTAAAATATCCGAAACCCTGGCTCAAGAGGTGGGGGCCCAAACGCTGGTGCTTAACCCCATTGAAGGCCTGACCCCGGAGGAAGAAAGCCGGGGAGAAAATTACCTTTCCATCATGAGGCAAAACCTGGCCAACTTAAAGATTGCCCTGGGGGGTAAATCATGAACCCTGTAGTGGAAGTAAAGGATCTTTCCTTCAGCTACGGTGAGGAAATGGTTCTCGAACATATTAACCTTACCGTGGCCAGGGGGGATTTTCTCGCCCTGATGGGCCCCAACGGTTCGGGCAAGACTACCCTGGTAAAGTTGATCCTGGGCTTGTTAAAGCCCCTTTCCGGGGAGGTCAGGCTTTTTGGCAGCCCCGTAAACCGCTTTCGCCAGTGGCACCGGGTTGGCTACGTGCCCCAGAAGGCCACCAGTTTTGATACCCGTTTTCCGGCCACGGTGGAAGAAGTGGTTCTTACCGGCCGTTTTGGCCTCCTGGGCCCGGGGCGCCGCCCGGGGAAGGACGACCGCCGGGCAGTGGAGGAAACCCTGGAACTGGTAGGGCTGGCCGGTGCCGGACACCGGACCGTTGGCAACCTTTCCGGCGGGCAACAGCAGCGGGTGTTTATTGCCCGGGCACTGGTGGGCAAGCCCGAATTGCTGGTGCTGGACGAACCGGTGGTGGGTTTGGACAGCCGGGCGCTTGATTCCTTTTATACTTTGCTGGAGCGCCTCAACCGGGATATGGGTATCACCCTGGTCACCGTGTCCCACGATACCGGCACCGTGGCCCGCCGGGTGGGCAAAGTGGCCTGCATCAACCGCTGCCTGATCTGCCACGGTGTCCCATCCCAGGTACTGACCACCGCCAACCTGACCCGTCTTTACGGGATACCGGTCCGGCGGGTAGTGCACGGCCACCAGACAACGCCGCACCTAAGAAGCTGACTCACAATAAAGAAGGGGATTCATTATGGGGGAAATTTTCTCATACGATTTTATGGTCCGGGCGCTACTGGCTGGTTTGGTGGTGGGCATCCTCTGCCCGGCGGCAGGCGTGTTTCTGGTCATGCGCCGGTACGCCTTTATGGCCGACACCCTGGCTCACGTATCCCTGGCCGGGGTGGCGCTGGGCATGATCCTGGGCATTTCCCCGTCCCTGACCACTCTGGCCGTGGCCCTGGCGGCCGCCCTGGGTATCGAACGCCTGCGGGCCGCCGGACGGTTGCACGGGGAGGCCGTCCTGGCCCTGATGATGAGCAGCGGCCTGGCCCTGGCCGTGGTCCTGATCAGCCTGGCACGGGGCTTTAACGTGGACATTATGGGCTACCTTTTCGGCAGCATTCTGACCGTAGGTCCCGGGGATTTACTCCTTATCATGGTGGTAGGGGCGGTAGTGCTGGGGTTACTGGCCTTTTTCTATAAAGAGTTGTTTTTTATCTCCTTTGACGGGGAATGCGCCCGGGTGGCCGGTTTGCCGGTGGACCGCCTGAATGTGCTCTTCATCCTGCTGGTGGCCCTGACCGTATCCGTAGCCGCCAGGGTGGTGGGGATTTTGCTGGTCAGCGCCCTGATGGTCATACCGGTGCTTACCGCCCAGCTGCTTTCCGGCAGTTTCCGGCGCCTTTTCTGGCTTTCCCTGGTCCTGGGTGTAACGGTTTGCTTCTGGGGCCTGGTCCTTTCCTACCACCTGGGCACGGCACCCGGCGGTTCCATTGTACTGCTGGCGGCAGCGTTTTTCGTCCTGGTCCAGGGCGGCACGGCCGTCTGGCGTGCCCGGCAGCGCCGCCGCCTGCTCACTGGATCGGAAGAAAAACTCCCCCTGGTGAAGCTGGGGGAGCGTACGTCCGGACCATGAATTCATGATTGTGTTTTCAGGCGATGGATGTTTTTCACTTCCGCCTCCATGCGGGAGAAAGGGCGGAGAACTATTTAATCACCAGCCGGCGCATCAGGTAGAGGGGCAGGGGAAACAGCACGGCGGTTAATGTCACCAGTCAGATGAAATCCCAGATTAAGCCGCTATGTACCTGGCCCAGCACCAGGCCGCGTGCCAGGTTGACCACGTGGTAAAGGGGGCTGGCCCAGGCCAGCGTTTGTATTATCCGGGGCAGGCCGCTCAAGGGGAAAAAGACGCCGGAAAAGAGAAAAAGGGGCGTCATGATCAGGGAGAAGAAGTAGTTGAAATTTTCCATGTTGGGCACCAGCCCCGTCCAGATCATGGAAAGAACGGCAAATAAAAGCCCCGCCACGGCCAGCACCGGGGGCACCAGCAGCGCCCAGGGCGAGGCCACCAGGCCCAGGGCCAGGATGACCACCAGGATCACCGAGCCGTAGAGGACACTTTTAAAAGTGCCGTACAGTATTTCGGCCACAATTACATCGTCTATGCTCACCGGGGTGGCCACCATGGCGTGAAAGGTTTTCTGGTATTCCATGCGCACAAAGGTGCCGTAGGTGCACTCGTAACTGGTGGCGAACATGGCCGAGGAGGCCACCAGGCCGGGGGCCAGGTAATGCAGGTAAGGCAGCCCTTCCATGGGTTTTACGTAGGCGCCCAGCCCCAGTCCCAGCGCCGCAATGTACAGGAGGGGTTCAAAGAAGTTAAATGAAAGGTTTGTTTTCCAGTTGCGGCTGAACACGATCAGGTGGCGGCGCAGCACCTGCCATACCAGGGGGGAAGTGTCAATCGACCTCAAGAATGCAACCCCCTTCCGGTGAGCTTTAAAAACACGTCCTCCAGGGTGGCGGGGCGCAGCAACAGGTGGGAAAAACGCACGGGCATGGACTGCAAAACCTTTAGCAGCGCCTGGCCGTTATCCCGGGGGAAAAGGAATAGGTTATCCCCCACCGCCAGGTGGTCCCGGAGCAGTTGTTTAGTCCGGCCCACAACCATTTTTATCGTATCATCGCAGTTGACCGCTGGCTGGAACTGTTCGGCGTACTCCATCCGGCCCAGGCCCACCTCCACCACTTCCCGCCCAATGTGTTTGGCCACCAGCCCGCCGGGATCCCCTTCCTCCAGGATTTCCCCTTTGTCCATGATTACCAGGCGGTCGCAGAGCTGGCTGGCCTCCTCCAGGTAATGGGTGGTCAGCAGCAGGGTCACCCCCCGCTCTTTCAGGCGGCGCAGGCGCTGCCAGACCAGGTGGCGCGCCTGGGGGTCGAGCCCGGTGGTGGGTTCGTCCAGGATCACCAGGTCGGGGTTATTGATCAGCGCCCGGGCGATGGTGAGGCGGCGTTTCATTCCCCCGGACAGGCGGTCCACCCGGTCTTGAGCCCGGTCGGCCAGGTCGAAAAACTCCAGCAGTTCCATGGCACGGGCGCGGGCAGTGGACGCCGGGATGCGGAAATAATTGGCGTAGACCAGCAGGTTTTGCATCACCTTTAAATCCGGGTCCAGGTTGTTTTCCTGGGGCACCACTCCCAGGCGGCTTTTTATTTCCCGGGACTTTTTTTGTACATCCATGCCCAGGACGGTGAGCCTCCCGGATGTAACGGGGGACAGGCAGTAGATCATGTTCACGGTAGTGGTTTTCCCCGCCCCGTTGGGGCCGAGAAAGCCGAAGCATTCCCGGGGCCGCACGCGAAAGTCGATGCCGCGTACGGCCACTTTACCGTTATATTCCTTGGTTAGTTTTTCAGCAACTATAACATCCATATCCATAAAACTTGAATGTCTCCCCTGCTGAATCAATCTTAACAATCCGGTCCGTTTCCTCCTCCGTATCTATTGTATTACAAAACAACTTTCCCATCCATTGGTTTTCCGTCTGTAAGGGTTGTATCTTTTGGGCGCCATTTTGTGGTATACTTTTTGTGGTATACTAACCGGCAAAGTTTCCAAAACGAAGGTGTTACCATGGAGCGATCGAAGAATCCGGCGGGGCGGACGGCGTACTGGCGGGTGGATCCTGCCAGACCCGATCCCGGGATCATGGCCCGGGCCGGGTTAATTTTGCGTCAGGGTGGGCTCGTGGCCTTTCCCACCGAAACGGTTTACGGCCTGGGAGCCAATGCCCTGGATGCCCTTGCCGTAGCCCGCATCTTTGAAGCCAAGGGGCGTCCCCAGGACAACCCCTTGATTGTCCACGTGGCCGACCGGGAAACGGTAGGCCGGCTGGCCTGCCGGGTGCCTGCCAGTGCCGGCAAGCTGATGGACGCTTTCTGGCCGGGTCCCCTTACGCTGGTGCTGCCTGCGGCGGATACTATTCCCCGGCAGGTGACGGCAGGGCTGGACAGCGTGGGCATACGCATGCCCGCTCACCCCGTGGCCCTGGCCCTGATTGCGGCCGCCGGGGTGCCGGTGGCGGCGCCTAGCGCCAACCTTTCCGGCCGCCCCAGCCCCACCACCGCCGAGCACGTTCTACAAGACCTGAACGGCCGGATTGAAGTCATCCTGGACGGCGGTCCCGCGGGGGTGGGTCTTGAGTCAACGGTACTGGATCTTACCGGGGATGTGCCCGTGATTCTCCGTCCCGGGGGTATAACTCGCGAGGAACTGGAAAAGGTTATTGGTGAGGTGCGGGTAGACCCGGGCATTGATGGCGTGCCCGACCGTGGTTCTCCTGCCGGCGAATTTCGCCCCCGTTCGCCGGGGATGAAGTACCGGCATTACGCCCCCCGGGCCCCCCTGGTGCTGGTGGAGGGGGAGCCGGAACGGGTGGCGGCCCGGTTGAAGGGACTGGCCGAAAGCTACCTATCCCGGGGCTGGCGGGTAGGTATTCTGGCCACTGCGGAAACAGCGGGAGAATACAAAGAGGGCCAGGTCGTGGTGGCAGGCTGGCGAAAAGATCCTGCCACCATCGCTTCCAGGCTTTTTGGCGCTTTACGCCGGTTTGATGAACTGGGGGTGGACATCATCCTGGCCGAGGGTATAGAGCCCCGGGGCATGGGGCTGGCCGTGATGAACCGCCTGCGGCGGGCCGCGGACAACCGCATTGAGCGGGTGTGAGGCTCACCGGAGCGAGCGAGAGCCAAAACAGGCCAGGTTAGAAATGGGGATAACTCAGTGTAGAAGGAGTTTTCTGGAGGCAACAGCGGTGAGTATTCCAACCTTGCTTTTGCTGGCGGTGGCCCTGGGCACCGATGCCTTTTCCCTGTGCCTGGGCATTGGAATGACCGGAGTCAGACGCCTGCAAATATTGCTCATTACTTTGACCGTGCTTCTTTTCCACATTGCCATGCCCCTTTTGGGCTTTCAAGCAGGGGAACTGGTGGGGGGGTTTTTGGGCCGCGCGGCCACCATAGCGGGAGCAGTGCTGCTCCTTTACCTGGGCCTGCGCATGATCAGGGAAGCCTTTAGCCGGGAAGAGCCGCGCATTGTTTTGCTGAACAACTGGGGGTTGTTTCTTTTGGGGGCCAGCGTAAGCATGGATGCCTTGAGTGTAGGTTTTACCCTGGGTACCCTGCGGACGCAGCTGCTTTTTACCGTGCTTACCTTCGGGCTGGTGGCCGGTCTCATGACCTTTTCCGGGTTGGTGCTGGGCCGCTACCTGGGGCATATAGTGGGGGAACGTGCGCGGCTTTTGGGCGGGCTGATCCTGGTGGGTATCGGGGTTAAGCTGTTTTTGTGAGTGTTGATAGCATTACCGGGAGGCGTGATCATGACCAGGAAAATACTCTTTGTGTGCACCGGCAACACCTGCAGGAGCAGTATGGCGGAGGCTCTGGCCAGGGACATGGTGGCCAGGAAGGGTTTGCAGGGGGAGATTGAAGTTGTTTCCGCGGGGATAGCCGCCCTGCCCGGTAGCGAGGCATCGCCGCAGGCCGTGGCGGTGATGGAGGAAATGGGCCTGGATTTGCGATCCCACCGGGCCACCCTGCTTACCCGCCGGGATGTGGAAGAGGCCGACCTGGTGCTGACCATGACTAAAAGCCACAAACAACTGATCCAGGAACAGGCGCCGGATCTGGCAGAAAAAATTTTTACCCTGGCCGAATACGCCGGCAGGGGTGGTGATGTCCCCGATCCCTTCGGCGGACCGGTGGATGTTTACCGCCAGTGTGCCGGCGAGCTGCGTTATCTGATCTCCCTGGCCCTGGACAGGCTGGCTGCCGAAAAAGCCGGGCCGGCACAAGCAAGCCCGGACCCCGGGGCGGCCCCGCCTTCCGGCGATCAAAAGACAGAACCCGGGCAGCCGGGGCCTGCATAAATTGAAGCAGGAAAATAGCGTTTTTTGTAGAAAGAAACTGGTTGTATTTCTTTTTTGGAGATAGGGGTGAAGTTGGTCCGTGCGGATTGCCCTGGCCGCCGATCACGGTGGCTTTCGCTTAAAGGAAGAGGTTATTTCTTTTTTACGGGAGAACGGCATTTCCTTTCATGATTTCGGCACCTATTCGGAAGAAGCAGTAGATTACCCCGATTTTGCCCTCCTGGTGGCCGAGGCCGTACGCAGCGGGGAATACCAGCTGGGCATCCTTTGCTGTGGTACGGGGATTGGGGTGGCCATTGCGGCCAACAAGGTGCCCGGCATCCGGGCGGCCCTTTGTCACGATACCTTTTCCGCCCGGGCTTCCCGGGAGCACAACGACGCCAATATCCTGACCATGGGCCAGCGGGTAATCGGCCCCGGGCTGGCCCGGGAGATCGTCCGGGTGTGGCTGGCTTCTGAATTTGCCGGCGGGCGCCACGCCCGGCGGGTGGCCAAGATCGCCGAGATTGAAAAGAAATACGGCGGGTGTACTGACCGTTAGCCGCAAAAGCACGTCGTGGGGGAGGAAACTGTATAACATGGAAATGAACAGATCATTAGCTGCAGTGGATCCTGAAATTGCCCGGGCAATTGAGCTGGAGCTGGGCCGCCAGCGCGATACCCTGGAACTGATCGCTTCGGAAAATGCCGCCAGCCGGGCGGTAATGGAGGCCCAGGGTTCAGTGCTGACCAACAAGTACGCTGAGGGTTATCCCGGGCGGCGTTATTACGGCGGCTGCCAGTTCGTGGATATTGCGGAGGAACTGGCAATTAACCGGGCGAAGGAACTCTTTGGTGCCGAGCATGTCAATGTGCAGCCCCACTCCGGTGCCCAGGCCAATATGGCGGTTTATTTCGCCCTGCTGGAACCGGGGGATACCATCCTGGGCATGAACCTGGCCCACGGCGGTCACCTCACCCACGGCAGCCCCTTGAATATGTCCGGGAAATACTTTCGGGTAGCTTTTTACGGGGTGGAAAAGGATACAGGCCTGATCAACTACGAGAAGGTTTTTGCCGCCGCCTTTGAACATAAGCCGAAGATCATCGTGGCCGGGGCCAGCGCCTACCCCCGGGCCATTGACTTTTATAAGTTTAAGGAAATTGCCGGGGAAGTGGGGGCCTACCTGATGGTGGACATGGCCCACATTGCCGGACTGGTGGCCGCCGGGGAGCACATGAACCCGGTGCCCTACGCCGATGTGGTGACCACCACCACCCATAAAACTCTGCGCGGCCCCCGGGGGGGCATGATTTTGTGCCGGGCTAAATACGCCGCGGCCATTGACAAGGCGGTTTTCCCGGGCATCCAGGGGGGGCCCCTGATGCACGTCATTGCCGCCAAGGCCGTGGCCCTCAAAGAGGCGCAGCAGCCGGAATTTAAGGAGTACCAGCGGCAGATCGTCAAAAACGCCCGTGCCCTGGCCCGGGCTCTGATGGACCGGGGCTTTGAACTGGTCAGCGGCGGCACCGATAACCACCTGATGCTGGTGGATTTGCGCAACAAGGGAGTTACCGGCCGTGAGGCGGAAACCGTCCTGGATTCCGTCGGCGTGACGGTGAACAAAAATGCCATTCCCTATGACCCGCAGCCCCCGGCGGTGGCCAGCGGGATACGCATCGGCACGCCGGCGGTGACCACCCGCGGCCTGAAGGAAGCGGATATGGAGACGGTGGCCGAAATCATCCACCTGGCTTTGAGTTTCCGGAATGACCCGGACCGCCTGAATCGGGTGCGTGAAATGGTGGCCGGGCTGTGCCGCCGGTACCCGCTGTATTAGGCGGGGCACTAAGAGAACAAAGGACCGGCGCCCCGCCGTTCCTGGAGACCGGAGGTGAGCAGCCCTGGTTAAAAGGCCTTCATTCGATGAGATTTATATGGAAGTGGTTGACGTTATTGCCCGGCGCTCCACCTGCCTGCGCAAAAAGGTGGGGGCCGTCATTGTGGTGGACCGGCGGATTATTTCCCACGGCTACAACGGGGTGGTCAGCGGAGCGGAGCACTGTATTGATACCGGCCAATGCCTGAAGGATCTGGCCGGCCGGGAAGACTACAAGCCCTGCGTCCACGCCGAGCAAAACGCCATCTGCCTTTGCGCCAAGCGCGGCCTGGCCGTGGGCGGCGGCACCATGTACGTGAACGCCGACATCTGCCTGACCTGCGCCAAGCTGATTGTCTCCTGCGCCCTGTCCCGGGTGGTGGTGCGCCGGGATTACCGGGGCACCGATGAGGGCATAGAATTCCTGCGCCGCCACGGCGTACAGGTGGAACTGTGGGAAAAGCCCTGATCTTTTTAGAACTGTTGTTTGGTTAATAGAATGATGTTTTAAAAAAACAGGAGTGAACGTCCATCGCCAAACGAAAGGCAGCCCTTTTCGATATCGGAGCCACCCTGATCACCGGACCGGAAGTGTCTCCAACAAAACAAATTGCCCGGCTGCTGGGACTGCCCCCGGGGCAGGACCGGCTGGTGGGGGATGTAATTATGTGCCGGGAGTTTGCCGGCCCCCGGGAAGTTTGCGCCGCCCTGGCTGAGGTGACCTCCCTGGACCGGCAGCAAGAGGAGGCCCTCACGCGCCTCTGGGTTGACCAGGAGAAGGCCGCGGTGGAAATACCGGGCGCGGCCAGGGCGGTCATGCGGGCCCGGGAACTGGGCTTTGCCGTGGGCCTGGTCTCGGACATCTGGGTTCCCTACTACCGGGCCTTTTTAGGTGCCTGTCCGGATATCGCCGCTCTGGTGGACTACGCCGCTTTGAGTTTTCGCGTTGGCAGGAAAAAGCCGGCAGAAGAGCTCTATCGGGCCGCACTGGAGGCTCTGGGTGCCGACCCCCGGCGTTCCGTCATGATCGGGGATACCTATGAAAAGGATATCCTGCCGGCCATAAACATGGGGCTGGCCACCATCTGGGTCCTGTCCCGCCCCGAGCGGGAGTACCCGGCCATGGCCCGGGTGTTATGGGGTGAATGGCCCCGGCCGGACATCATTGTGCGGAATACAAGTCGGATTGCCCGGGCCCTCGACGAACTTGAGCAAAAGAGGAGAGGTACTTATTCATGGAAATAACCAAAGTGGTACGCCATACACCCGAGGAACTTGTGGACAAACTGCGCCGGGTTACCATGCTCACCGACCCGGACTGTTACATATACCGGGACGTCTTCATCTCCCTGGAAAAAATCCACACGAATTTTCTGGCCCCGGCTCAATCCTACGTCCTCACCGGTGAACTGCAAAAGGTGCGGGAGCTGAGGTGGGAACTGGCCCGCCACGACTGTGACCTCTTCCACCTCGAAGGGTATGTTACCCTTTACCTGGCCGGTTACGATGAGCCGGTGGACCTCCTGCCGCCTGTCATCGAGGAATCGGTGGAGGCCGACGGATCGGTATTCAACATCATCTGCGACGGCATGCACCGGGTCTACCTGGCCCGCCTGGAATGGACCGTTCCCCAGGTGATCTTTATCCGGGGGGTGCCGAAGGACAAGCCCTATTACGCCTATCCCCTGCCCGGGGGCTGGTCCCAGGTGGTTTTGCGGGAGGACCTGCCGCCGGGATTCATTAAAAAATGGCACCGCATTGCCGGGTATAAATCCCTGTACCGCAACTTTAATTCCGCCTTTTACAATGTGGGTGGCCCCCGGGGGCACTTCCGCAAAGGATGATGGGGATGGAATTTACTCCCTTATATTTCAAGGATAAGCTGCATATAGTTAATCCGCGGGGATTTGTCGTTTAATTACCAGTCCAAGGAGACAAACTATGCTCAAGGTTCTAACTGTTTTCGGCACCCGGCCGGAGGCCATCAAGATGGCCCCCCTCATCAAGGAGCTACAGCGCCACTCGAACCGGGTCCTCTGCCGGGTGGCCGTTACCGCCCAGCACCGGGAGATGCTGGATCAGGTGCTGCATCTTTTTCGGATTACTCCCGACCACGATCTGGATATCATGAGGCCCGGCCAGAGCCTCTTCGACATCACCCGCCGGGCGCTGGACGGCCTGGAGCAGGTCATAGCACAGGAAAGGCCGGACCTGGTGCTGGTGCACGGCGATACTACCACCACCTTTGTGGCCGCTTTAGCCTCCTTTTACTTTCAAATACCGGTGGGCCACGTGGAGGCAGGCCTGCGCACGGGGGACAAATATTCCCCCTTTCCCGAGGAAATAAACCGCCACCTCACGGCGGTGGTGGCCGACCTGCACTTTGCCCCCACCGCCACCGCCCGGGATAACCTGCTGCGGGAAGGGGTGGCCCCGGAAAAGATCTTTGTCACGGGAAATACCGTCATCGACGCACTGCTGGCCACCGTGGACCCAGATTACCGGTTCAGCAATGCTGGACTGGCCGGTATAGATTACCGGCGCCGGCGGGTGCTGCTGGTGACCACCCACCGCCGGGAGAACCTGGGCGAACCCATGCGGGAGATTTACCTGGCTTTGCGGGATATCGTTGCCCTTTATCCCGATGTGGAGATAGTCTTTCCCGTGCACATGAACCCGGCGGTACGCGGGGTAGTGCAGGAAGTGCTGGGGGAGCTGCCCCGGGTGCACCTTATCGAGCCCCTTTCTTACCAGCCCTTCGTCAACTTGATGAACCGTTGCTACCTGGTGCTCACCGACTCGGGCGGGTTGCAGGAAGAGGCCCCGGCCCTGGGCAAGCCCGTACTGGTGCTACGCAACACCACCGAACGTCCCGAAGCCATACGGGCCGGTACCGTACGCCTGGTGGGTACAACCCGGGAGGCGGTTTACAACGAAACCAGGCGCCTGCTGGAAGACGCAGCCCACTACCGGCAAATGGCCGAAGCAGTAAACCCCTATGGGGACGGCCGGGCTTCCCGGCGCATCAGCCAGGCCATTCTGTACCACTTCGGCCTGAGTGACGAACCGCCGGAGCCTTTTGAGTAAATGCAGGACCATTTCTTATGAAAAAAGTCTTCCGGCGGTGAAGGAATAAACGACTTTATGTAGAACAATAACTTTGTGACGGGTGTAACGCAGCCGACATTTTTTCTGACAAAAAGTGACAGGTTGTCGCACCCGCACCAGGAAAGGTGACCTACCATGGGCGAGCGCCGGGTGGGAGGCCGTGTCCTGGCGGCCCTGGCCCTTACCACCACCATCGGCATGGAAATGGCCATCATGGTTACCGCCGGGTTTTACACCGGCCGGTGGCTGGATTACCAGTTACATACCGGGCCCTGGCTGATGACGGCGGGCATCCTGCTGGGGACTGCCGCCGGCATCTGGGGGGTAGTCCAGACCGTGTCACGTTTTTTCAAAGACTGGGGGTAAAGCCCTGTGCCTTCCTTATCACCCGTTCCCGAACTGGATAACCAGTTAAAGCGCACAACCCGCATCACCGGAGCGTTGCTCGTTTTGGTGTTGCTGGCCATTGCGGCCAACCCGGGGGACTCCCTGGCGTGGGGCCTTTTTCTCGGCCTGGCCACCGGGCTGTACAATACCGTCTCCCTGGCCCTGCGGATCAAGCGCCTGGGCTCGCTGGACAGGAGCGGTGCCCGGAGCTACATGCGCCAGGGCTTAATCATGCGCCTGGTGCTGGTGGCAGCCGTGGTTTTGCTGGCCAGCCGGGTGGCAAATGTAAATGTGTACTGGCTGGGGGCGGGCCTTTTGGCCGTCCCCTGTATTACCGCTGTGGACGCGGCTGTTCACGCGGCGCGCCTGAGCCGCTCTGAGGGGGGAGTGTTTTCCAGGATAGAAGAAAAAATTTAAAAAGAAGGAGGTGATAACTGGTGAAAAGCCTGGAACAAATCCACGAGGAATTAAACGTGTGGGGTTTCCCCCACCATCCATGGGAATTTACCCTGGGCAACACCCATATTGTCCTGAATCCCAAGACACTGGTGATGACCTGGATCGTCATGTTACTGGTGATCCTCTTCACCGTGTCGGCCACCCGCAACATGAATATGAAACGGCCGGGTAAACTCCAGTTGATGGTGGAGGAGATCTTCCAGTTTTTGCGGGGCCTGGTTTACGAAAATATGGACCCCAAGAAGGGCGCAGGCCTGATGTCCCTGATCTTTACACTCTTCA containing:
- a CDS encoding ABC transporter permease; this translates as MRSIDTSPLVWQVLRRHLIVFSRNWKTNLSFNFFEPLLYIAALGLGLGAYVKPMEGLPYLHYLAPGLVASSAMFATSYECTYGTFVRMEYQKTFHAMVATPVSIDDVIVAEILYGTFKSVLYGSVILVVILALGLVASPWALLVPPVLAVAGLLFAVLSMIWTGLVPNMENFNYFFSLIMTPLFLFSGVFFPLSGLPRIIQTLAWASPLYHVVNLARGLVLGQVHSGLIWDFI
- a CDS encoding metal ABC transporter substrate-binding protein, which translates into the protein MKPKGPFLLLAGLLLLILSACSTTAASGPPGEEKIAVVTTVYPLYDFARQVGGDKVEVTRLLPAGAEPHDWEPTPKDMVTLTRAKVFIYNGAGLEPWVQRQLGMLAGKGIKVVEASRGLDLISGTPEHGHEHHKGEEKAGPAGVDPHVWLDPVLAQEMVRHIRDAFIAVDPDNASYYKSRAEEYMAKLQALDREYREAAQSFKSREFVTSHAAFGYLARRYGLQQVSVMGLSPESEPDPARMREIVAFCREHGVKYIFFETLVSSKISETLAQEVGAQTLVLNPIEGLTPEEESRGENYLSIMRQNLANLKIALGGKS
- a CDS encoding manganese efflux pump MntP — its product is MSIPTLLLLAVALGTDAFSLCLGIGMTGVRRLQILLITLTVLLFHIAMPLLGFQAGELVGGFLGRAATIAGAVLLLYLGLRMIREAFSREEPRIVLLNNWGLFLLGASVSMDALSVGFTLGTLRTQLLFTVLTFGLVAGLMTFSGLVLGRYLGHIVGERARLLGGLILVGIGVKLFL
- a CDS encoding metal ABC transporter ATP-binding protein, which produces MNPVVEVKDLSFSYGEEMVLEHINLTVARGDFLALMGPNGSGKTTLVKLILGLLKPLSGEVRLFGSPVNRFRQWHRVGYVPQKATSFDTRFPATVEEVVLTGRFGLLGPGRRPGKDDRRAVEETLELVGLAGAGHRTVGNLSGGQQQRVFIARALVGKPELLVLDEPVVGLDSRALDSFYTLLERLNRDMGITLVTVSHDTGTVARRVGKVACINRCLICHGVPSQVLTTANLTRLYGIPVRRVVHGHQTTPHLRS
- a CDS encoding ABC transporter ATP-binding protein, with the protein product MDMDVIVAEKLTKEYNGKVAVRGIDFRVRPRECFGFLGPNGAGKTTTVNMIYCLSPVTSGRLTVLGMDVQKKSREIKSRLGVVPQENNLDPDLKVMQNLLVYANYFRIPASTARARAMELLEFFDLADRAQDRVDRLSGGMKRRLTIARALINNPDLVILDEPTTGLDPQARHLVWQRLRRLKERGVTLLLTTHYLEEASQLCDRLVIMDKGEILEEGDPGGLVAKHIGREVVEVGLGRMEYAEQFQPAVNCDDTIKMVVGRTKQLLRDHLAVGDNLFLFPRDNGQALLKVLQSMPVRFSHLLLRPATLEDVFLKLTGRGLHS
- a CDS encoding metal ABC transporter permease gives rise to the protein MGEIFSYDFMVRALLAGLVVGILCPAAGVFLVMRRYAFMADTLAHVSLAGVALGMILGISPSLTTLAVALAAALGIERLRAAGRLHGEAVLALMMSSGLALAVVLISLARGFNVDIMGYLFGSILTVGPGDLLLIMVVGAVVLGLLAFFYKELFFISFDGECARVAGLPVDRLNVLFILLVALTVSVAARVVGILLVSALMVIPVLTAQLLSGSFRRLFWLSLVLGVTVCFWGLVLSYHLGTAPGGSIVLLAAAFFVLVQGGTAVWRARQRRRLLTGSEEKLPLVKLGERTSGP
- a CDS encoding low molecular weight protein arginine phosphatase, with the translated sequence MTRKILFVCTGNTCRSSMAEALARDMVARKGLQGEIEVVSAGIAALPGSEASPQAVAVMEEMGLDLRSHRATLLTRRDVEEADLVLTMTKSHKQLIQEQAPDLAEKIFTLAEYAGRGGDVPDPFGGPVDVYRQCAGELRYLISLALDRLAAEKAGPAQASPDPGAAPPSGDQKTEPGQPGPA
- a CDS encoding L-threonylcarbamoyladenylate synthase, which produces MERSKNPAGRTAYWRVDPARPDPGIMARAGLILRQGGLVAFPTETVYGLGANALDALAVARIFEAKGRPQDNPLIVHVADRETVGRLACRVPASAGKLMDAFWPGPLTLVLPAADTIPRQVTAGLDSVGIRMPAHPVALALIAAAGVPVAAPSANLSGRPSPTTAEHVLQDLNGRIEVILDGGPAGVGLESTVLDLTGDVPVILRPGGITREELEKVIGEVRVDPGIDGVPDRGSPAGEFRPRSPGMKYRHYAPRAPLVLVEGEPERVAARLKGLAESYLSRGWRVGILATAETAGEYKEGQVVVAGWRKDPATIASRLFGALRRFDELGVDIILAEGIEPRGMGLAVMNRLRRAADNRIERV
- the rpiB gene encoding ribose 5-phosphate isomerase B, with product MRIALAADHGGFRLKEEVISFLRENGISFHDFGTYSEEAVDYPDFALLVAEAVRSGEYQLGILCCGTGIGVAIAANKVPGIRAALCHDTFSARASREHNDANILTMGQRVIGPGLAREIVRVWLASEFAGGRHARRVAKIAEIEKKYGGCTDR